Within Leptospira sp. WS39.C2, the genomic segment ATTAAAAAACATTGTGCGATTAGGTAAGTGATCCATGGGACTTGGAACTCCCATTTCGGATGCCTTGTTCCATTGATGGTTGTTTCTCCCATCACTGCATCAGATAAAAGGAAAAATCCAGCACCAATCGCCAAATATATCCAAACACCACCATATAATAAATAGGCGTTAACACATAAGGATACAAAAAAGCACAATAAAATTCCGTATAAAAATGCAGAAACCATAACCCATTTAGATCGATTTGGATTGTAGACTCTAAAATAAAAAATCACCGCAGGAAGGATTAAGAAAATTAAAGAAATGATAATGGGTCTCGCACTTGAAAATAATTCTTCCCAACTAATGAGTTGGCGAAACGCAACAAGGAAAAATACTTGTGCGATTGCAAAACTAAAAATCCCACCTAGAACTGGATCTTTCATGTATCTTTTCGCCAATGGGAATTGTAAATTAAACCAATCACCTATCATAGAGAAGGCGATTGCATACAAGGGGAAGGCGAACCGGGAATGCCCCAATTGGTATAATAACCAAGCAAACACTAATACTTGAAAGGAAAACCCTAAATACACTCCTCTGGAAATCTCTAATCGTTTTTCGGGACTGGGTTCTCCACTGATTGTATACCAATGGATACAAAAGGCAGAAACAATGGCAAAGGGGATCGTTGTTAGGATGAGGTAATATACCATACTATATGATACCACTCTCAATTAGAAAAAGCAAATCATAGTTTTAGTAGTGTAATCCTTTACAAATTAGTATGGAAACGTGACTCGCACACAAAGTGAATTCATGAGCATCAATCTGACAGTGGTTACCTTACATTACATTCTAAAAAAAAATTCATTCAAACCAGAAATTACGTTCTGAAATAGGCCTTACACCGTTTTTAACGGTTTGGGTGACCATCGCACAATTGCAGTACGATTGAATATAGACGAACCCTTATTATATTGGTCAAAAATTCACTTATTGGGCCTGCATAATGCAAAAAAAGTACATTCTAATTCCATTATTCTCTTTATTCACTTTGATTTCCTGCCCGGGAGCAGGTGGCGGTGGTGGCGGAGCAGCATTCGCTCTCCTAGGACTTGGAGGAGGTGGGGGAGATGTTCCTGCACCTAAGTTAGAAGTATTGTATTCTGGTGTTGTTCGAGAAAGTGGGGCAACCATTGACATTGGATCAGAACCTGTAAATACGGCTGACGGAAAAACCGGTACTGTTACGATCAAAAACTCTGGTACTGCCGCAATCACTCTTCCAGGTTCACCTAACATAATTGAAAAATCTGGAACAAATGCTTCGGACTTTACGATCACCCAACCATCAAGCTCCACATTAGCAGCAGGAACATCCGTTACTTTTACAATTACATTTAAACCTACAACAATAGGAACCAAAACAGCGATTTTAAAAATCCAATCCAGTGACCCAGCAGTATCATCGTTTCAGATGAATTTAACAGGAACAGCGGAAGCTGAAGCTCCTCGTTTAGCTGTATCAGTAG encodes:
- a CDS encoding lysoplasmalogenase family protein; translation: MVYYLILTTIPFAIVSAFCIHWYTISGEPSPEKRLEISRGVYLGFSFQVLVFAWLLYQLGHSRFAFPLYAIAFSMIGDWFNLQFPLAKRYMKDPVLGGIFSFAIAQVFFLVAFRQLISWEELFSSARPIIISLIFLILPAVIFYFRVYNPNRSKWVMVSAFLYGILLCFFVSLCVNAYLLYGGVWIYLAIGAGFFLLSDAVMGETTINGTRHPKWEFQVPWITYLIAQCFLIVGFFLVSHTRLIAH